From one Lotus japonicus ecotype B-129 chromosome 3, LjGifu_v1.2 genomic stretch:
- the LOC130746832 gene encoding uncharacterized protein LOC130746832, with amino-acid sequence MEKFLIKRKSTLGQSSSLQPQALDKTLGPSMKKRFLEFDLEKLPSDPGLRPSISHYHPNDRDKIRRYYLQKGPCQPKEISFPQSQFGNSFRRFNPSWYSKYGNWLEYSQKEDAAFCLCCYLMRSDTGEHKGSGEVFITEGYANWKKSERFQNHVGSSSSPHNQAWGNCEALMKQSQHIEVALCRQTHQIKEDYRIHLTAIIDCIRFLLCQGLAFRGNDESISSSNKGNFLELLDFVSNHNDTILQVLKNARGNLKLIAPEIQKDIVRAAASETTRVILDDLGENLFAILIDESRDISIKEQMVVALRYVNKKGQVIERLLGLVHVSSTHASSLKEALESLFAKHGLSLSRLRGQGYGGASNMQGEFNGLKSLILKENSCAFYIHCFAHQLQLALVTVAKKHVGIALFFNTTANLSNVVGASCKRRDILRASQTNNVQEAL; translated from the coding sequence ATGGAAAAATTTctaattaaaagaaaatcaacATTGGGGCAATCATCTTCTCTTCAGCCTCAAGCACTTGATAAAACTTTGGGCCCATCTATGAAAAagagatttttggaatttgaTTTGGAAAAGCTTCCTAGTGATCCAGGTTTAAGACCAAGTATTTCACATTATCACCCTAATGATAGAGATAAAATCAGAAGGTATTATCTCCAAAAGGGTCCTTGTCAACCAAAAGAGATTAGTTTTCCACAAAGCCAATTTGGTAATAGCTTTCGTCGGTTCAATCCTAGTTGGTATTCAAAATATGGAAATTGGTTGGAATATAGTCAAAAGGAGGATGCAGCATTTTGTTTATGTTGTTACCTTATGAGATCGGATACTGGAGAGCATAAAGGCAGTGGAGAAGTATTTATCACAGAAGGTTATGCAAATTGGAAAAAAAGTGAAAGGTTTCAAAATCATGTTGGAAGTTCAAGTAGTCCTCATAATCAAGCTTGGGGAAATTGTGAAGCTCTAATGAAACAATCACAACATATTGAAGTTGCTTTGTGTAGACAAACTCATCAAATTAAGGAAGACTACCGAATTCATTTAACTGCTATAATTGATTGCATTCGGTTTTTATTGTGTCAAGGGTTAGCTTTTCGTGGTAATGATGAGTCAATATCTTCAAGCAATAAGGGGAATTTTCTTGAGCTGCTGGATTTTGTTTCCAACCATAATGACACTATTCTTCAAGTTTTGAAGAATGCTCGTGGGAATCTTAAATTAATAGCTCCTGAAATACAAAAAGATATTGTTAGAGCTGCTGCTAGTGAGACTACTAGAGTTATACTTGATGATTTGGGTGAAAATTTATTTGCTATTTTAATTGATGAATCTCGAGATATCTCAATTAAGGAGCAAATGGTTGTTGCTTTACGTTATGTGAATAAGAAAGGACAAGTAATAGAGCGGCTTCTTGGTCTTGTTCATGTTTCAAGTACTCATGCTTCATCTTTAAAAGAGGCTTTGGAGTCATTGTTTGCAAAACATGGGTTAAGCTTGTCAAGATTACGTGGACAAGGATATGGTGGAGCAAGTAATATGCAAGGTGAATTTAATGGTCTCAAGAGCTTGATATTGAAAGAGAATAGTTGTGCATTTTATATTCATTGCTTTGCTCATCAACTCCAATTAGCTCTTGTTACTGTAGCAAAAAAGCATGTTGGAATTGCATTGTTTTTTAATACAACTGCTAATTTATCTAATGTTGTTGGAGCTTCATGCAAGCGTCGAGATATTCTTCGTGCAAGTCAAACTAATAATGTGCAAGAAGCATTGTAA